The genomic interval AAGTGGTCTTTGAATAATGCGGCGATTGTTTAAAATGAAAATTACAAGATCCAAATCTTTAAAGAATGCGAAACGTTGAATTTTTAAATGGTTGTCTTTAATGATTTTATCAAATTCGTCAGTGCTAACAATGACATCGTTATTATCATTATCATTCAAAAGTTCTGTTAACTCTTTACTTATCAAAGGTTTCATGCCACTTTTCGATGATTTTTTCATAATTGTCAATAATTATTTCAATGATGGTTCGCAATTCGTTTTTCTTAAATCCTCTGCAGTAAGAAACATCAATGGCAGGAATTAAAACTATCCTTGCTTCGCTATCGCCTTTGGATACATGAATGTGAATTGGTTCGTGCTCGTTTAAATAAAAGAAAAAACGAAATCCATTTATAAGTAATATAGTCGGCATTATCAAAATTAACTAAAAAAAGCAAAAACGGCTCATAGAAAACGCCACGGATGCAATAATCTACACAAATCGTTATTCTTTAACA from Dyadobacter sp. NIV53 carries:
- a CDS encoding DUF2442 domain-containing protein, which translates into the protein MKKSSKSGMKPLISKELTELLNDNDNNDVIVSTDEFDKIIKDNHLKIQRFAFFKDLDLVIFILNNRRIIQRPLSSYPILEQAIEEKLNQYKVSDYGIHWPEIDADLSLRGLLLEETVKLAV
- a CDS encoding DUF4160 domain-containing protein; the encoded protein is MPTILLINGFRFFFYLNEHEPIHIHVSKGDSEARIVLIPAIDVSYCRGFKKNELRTIIEIIIDNYEKIIEKWHETFDK